A genomic stretch from Thermostichus vulcanus str. 'Rupite' includes:
- the gmk gene encoding guanylate kinase gives MPASSTMLLFPMSSECVQRQGVLEGTQGSLEPNLKRGRLLVLTGPSGVGKGTVVRQLRQRHPELYFSVSVTTRSPRPSEQEGVNYFFRSREEFFRLIEAGELLEWAQYAGNFYGTPRDAVLDKLSQGQDVLLEIELAGARQVSQHCPEAIRIFLSPPSLQELERRIRERGQDSEASIERRLQQAQQELDAQDEFDYVIVNDDLEQALLQLETLLYPKWPEPEVPAT, from the coding sequence ATGCCAGCCTCTTCCACCATGCTCCTCTTTCCCATGTCTTCCGAGTGTGTGCAGCGGCAAGGTGTTCTAGAGGGTACTCAGGGATCCCTGGAGCCCAATCTCAAGCGGGGTCGTCTGCTGGTACTCACAGGGCCCAGTGGTGTGGGGAAAGGCACGGTTGTGAGACAGTTACGCCAACGCCATCCTGAGCTGTATTTTTCCGTTTCCGTTACCACTCGCTCCCCCCGCCCCAGCGAACAGGAAGGGGTCAACTATTTTTTCCGCAGCCGCGAAGAATTTTTCCGCTTAATTGAAGCGGGCGAATTGCTGGAATGGGCGCAGTACGCAGGCAATTTCTACGGAACCCCCCGCGATGCGGTTCTGGACAAGCTCAGCCAGGGGCAGGATGTCTTGCTGGAAATTGAATTGGCTGGGGCCCGTCAAGTGAGCCAGCATTGCCCAGAAGCAATCCGTATCTTTTTGTCGCCTCCTTCATTGCAAGAGCTGGAACGGCGTATCCGCGAACGGGGGCAGGACTCCGAGGCCAGCATTGAGCGACGTTTGCAACAGGCCCAACAAGAATTGGATGCCCAAGATGAATTTGACTATGTGATCGTCAACGATGATCTAGAGCAAGCTCTGCTTCAGTTAGAAACCTTGCTCTATCCGAAATGGCCAGAGCCAGAAGTTCCAGCAACCTGA
- a CDS encoding helix-turn-helix domain-containing protein: protein MEKAYSYRFYPTSEQETLTALSTGEKVKVPDTSALEGVIVDHYWQLGEQSEKQRVRYPKTNQLFGHPSLVCSLCQPLPPCSSFPCLPSVCSGKVF from the coding sequence ATGGAAAAAGCTTACAGCTACCGCTTTTACCCCACCAGCGAGCAAGAAACACTGACTGCATTGAGTACAGGTGAAAAGGTGAAAGTCCCAGACACCAGTGCTTTAGAGGGTGTCATTGTTGACCACTATTGGCAACTGGGTGAGCAGTCTGAGAAGCAAAGAGTGAGATATCCTAAAACAAACCAACTGTTCGGCCACCCTTCATTGGTCTGTAGCCTATGCCAGCCTCTTCCACCATGCTCCTCTTTCCCATGTCTTCCGAGTGTGTGCAGCGGCAAGGTGTTCTAG
- a CDS encoding YeiH family protein, whose protein sequence is MKRLPLNITRPPIPTQLPSAHSSRWRAWAMLLPGLLLTSGLAVGATLIQATWTISLLSPLLLAILFGILLRNTVGLPPTFYPGVRFSLKKILKLAIILLGLRLSLGDIATLGLTGFVMISATLVSTVAFTLWLGSRLGISQKLVHLIAAGTSICGASAVVTANSVVDSSEEEMAYAIGLITALGTVAMLLYPLVPELLHLSSLSYGIWCGASIHEVAQVIAASFQHDLVSGEFATLSKLSRVLYLAPLTVVLSLLTQRNQPTGSSLYIPWFVVIFLGVVVVNSLGLLPRDLTDGILSINKLLLGISLAGMGLETDLKKIRTLGIQPLYLAIASWLFLAVSSLVLVKQFYS, encoded by the coding sequence GTGAAACGGTTGCCTCTGAACATAACCCGCCCCCCGATCCCCACCCAGCTTCCGTCTGCCCATTCCTCCCGCTGGCGGGCCTGGGCCATGCTCCTACCGGGTCTGCTGCTCACCAGTGGCTTGGCGGTTGGGGCAACGCTGATTCAGGCCACTTGGACCATCTCGCTGCTCAGCCCCTTGTTGCTGGCCATCCTCTTCGGGATCCTGTTGCGCAACACCGTCGGCCTGCCCCCAACCTTTTACCCTGGGGTGCGATTTTCCCTCAAGAAAATCCTCAAGCTGGCCATTATTCTGCTGGGTCTGCGCCTCAGCTTGGGGGATATCGCCACCCTGGGCCTAACTGGGTTTGTCATGATCTCAGCAACCTTAGTCAGTACCGTGGCCTTCACCCTCTGGCTGGGATCCCGGCTGGGCATCTCGCAAAAGTTAGTGCATCTGATCGCGGCGGGCACCTCAATTTGTGGAGCCTCGGCAGTGGTCACCGCCAACAGTGTGGTGGATAGCTCTGAGGAGGAGATGGCCTACGCCATTGGTTTGATCACCGCTCTGGGTACCGTCGCGATGTTGCTCTACCCATTGGTGCCGGAGCTGTTGCACCTGTCCTCGTTATCCTATGGCATCTGGTGTGGGGCCTCCATCCATGAGGTAGCCCAGGTGATCGCGGCATCCTTTCAACACGATCTGGTAAGCGGCGAGTTTGCCACCCTATCCAAACTAAGTCGGGTGCTGTATTTGGCCCCCTTAACGGTCGTGCTCAGCCTTTTGACCCAGCGGAACCAACCCACAGGCTCCTCTCTTTATATTCCGTGGTTTGTGGTCATCTTTTTGGGGGTGGTGGTCGTCAATAGCCTGGGACTGCTGCCCAGGGATCTGACAGATGGGATCCTGAGCATCAACAAGCTCTTGTTGGGTATCTCGCTGGCGGGAATGGGCCTAGAGACCGACCTCAAGAAAATTCGTACGCTGGGGATTCAGCCCCTCTACCTTGCCATAGCCTCATGGCTTTTTCTAGCTGTCTCAAGTCTGGTTCTGGTGAAACAGTTCTATTCCTAA
- a CDS encoding ABC transporter substrate-binding protein — protein sequence MKITRQWFLKASTSLLIFSTLLLGKEASSQQRIRISIATQDQVINTSTGGSVIREMGLLEKHLPTTGDYEGVTYDIEWSSYTSGPPITNQMLAGNVDIGMMGDFPAVINMTTFRRESDVETIFIATLAYSATGAGNAVMVPADSSATSLADLRGAEVSVPFGSAAHGMLLKAFQDIGIDPETEVTLISQAPEVGGTSLRTNQIDAHANFVPFGELFPFRGFARKIFDGAQTNVPTLHGVLVRSDFAEKHPEIVVAYLKALLEANQLFQVNPELVSADIEKWSSIEKEVVYMFLGPSGLQTIDPTIREIHLQSLENSITVLRALGRVDENIDPSSVRDWVDDSFLRMAMEEMSLDYDEVVATSENYVLAGEDDLTGEPIEDPSMAAQLWVGGEELTRNFASIKNMLAKLQELRADGQAARVIFVHDRNNGWKLFAENSFFVQNGEEISAFLLEEDARAFANEVGSSVMGFRALQQSQQAMALPQ from the coding sequence ATGAAGATAACCCGTCAATGGTTTCTCAAGGCTTCCACTAGTTTGCTGATTTTTTCAACACTTTTGCTCGGTAAAGAAGCTTCTAGTCAGCAGCGAATTCGTATCTCGATTGCCACTCAAGATCAAGTAATCAACACCTCCACCGGCGGTTCTGTGATCCGAGAAATGGGACTGTTGGAGAAGCATCTGCCCACCACTGGTGACTACGAGGGCGTCACCTACGACATCGAGTGGTCAAGCTATACTTCTGGCCCCCCCATCACCAACCAAATGTTGGCTGGAAACGTTGACATCGGCATGATGGGGGATTTCCCTGCCGTCATCAACATGACCACGTTTCGGCGGGAATCGGACGTCGAGACCATCTTTATTGCCACCCTGGCCTACAGTGCCACGGGAGCCGGTAATGCGGTCATGGTACCGGCAGATAGCTCCGCCACTTCTCTGGCTGATCTAAGGGGAGCCGAGGTATCCGTGCCCTTTGGCTCTGCGGCCCACGGAATGCTGCTCAAGGCTTTTCAGGATATCGGCATCGATCCGGAAACCGAGGTCACCCTGATCAGTCAGGCGCCGGAGGTAGGGGGCACCAGCTTGCGTACCAACCAAATTGATGCCCACGCTAACTTCGTGCCGTTCGGGGAGCTGTTCCCCTTCCGGGGGTTTGCCCGCAAGATTTTTGATGGGGCCCAGACCAATGTGCCCACTCTACATGGGGTACTGGTGCGCTCTGATTTTGCTGAAAAACACCCCGAGATCGTGGTGGCTTACCTCAAGGCCCTATTGGAGGCCAATCAACTATTCCAAGTGAATCCAGAACTGGTGTCAGCCGATATCGAGAAGTGGTCCAGTATCGAGAAAGAGGTAGTCTACATGTTCCTTGGTCCCTCCGGATTGCAGACTATTGATCCCACCATTCGCGAGATTCACCTGCAAAGCCTCGAAAATAGCATCACTGTGCTTCGGGCGCTAGGCCGAGTGGATGAGAATATTGATCCGTCTTCGGTGCGGGACTGGGTGGATGACAGCTTTTTGCGGATGGCAATGGAGGAGATGAGCCTCGACTACGACGAGGTAGTGGCGACTAGCGAAAACTATGTCCTCGCAGGCGAGGATGACTTGACCGGCGAGCCGATTGAGGATCCCTCGATGGCAGCGCAACTGTGGGTAGGAGGTGAGGAGCTAACCCGCAATTTTGCCTCCATCAAGAACATGCTGGCTAAGCTTCAGGAATTGCGCGCCGATGGCCAGGCGGCGCGGGTGATCTTTGTGCACGATCGCAACAACGGCTGGAAACTATTTGCAGAAAATTCTTTCTTTGTGCAGAATGGCGAAGAAATCTCTGCTTTCTTACTGGAAGAAGATGCTCGGGCTTTTGCCAATGAAGTGGGATCTTCTGTGATGGGCTTTCGTGCCTTACAACAGTCTCAACAGGCAATGGCTTTGCCTCAATAG
- a CDS encoding ABC transporter permease, which produces MYLHPPNKFLPLWENRKFRRVLSLILFFGIWQILSTINFNFFVNFRFVPSPVQVFQATIHFLSRNPWLHFKASISRVLIGYFVAVGLGCGLGILIGWFQKIEDLIFIPLEILRPIPAVSWIPLAILMFPNAETGMIYITFVGAFFPILISTIRGVEGTDPLLLRVGQSLGAKQHHIFTDIVIPGALPSIASGLVIGMGNSWFCLVTAEILAGRYGVGYVTWESYVTSHYPPIVMGMLMIGFMGAFSAWGVDQLTRLLMPWRVQRVK; this is translated from the coding sequence TTGTATCTTCATCCTCCAAACAAGTTTCTGCCTCTATGGGAGAATAGGAAATTTCGACGTGTGCTGTCATTAATTCTTTTTTTTGGGATTTGGCAGATTCTGTCCACAATTAATTTCAACTTCTTCGTTAATTTTCGCTTTGTTCCCTCTCCTGTACAGGTTTTTCAAGCTACTATCCACTTTCTATCTCGAAATCCCTGGCTGCATTTTAAGGCCAGTATTAGTCGGGTATTGATTGGTTATTTTGTTGCCGTTGGACTGGGATGTGGTTTAGGGATCCTGATTGGCTGGTTCCAGAAGATAGAAGATTTGATTTTCATTCCATTGGAGATTCTCCGTCCTATTCCAGCCGTATCTTGGATCCCGTTGGCAATTTTAATGTTTCCCAATGCAGAAACAGGCATGATTTACATCACGTTTGTGGGAGCTTTTTTCCCGATTTTGATCAGCACAATTCGCGGTGTGGAGGGTACAGACCCGCTGCTTTTACGCGTCGGTCAATCCTTGGGAGCCAAGCAGCATCACATCTTCACCGATATCGTGATTCCAGGGGCGCTGCCCAGCATTGCCAGCGGCCTAGTGATCGGCATGGGAAACTCTTGGTTTTGTCTGGTCACAGCTGAGATCTTGGCAGGTCGCTATGGGGTAGGCTATGTCACCTGGGAATCCTATGTCACCTCTCACTACCCACCGATTGTAATGGGAATGTTGATGATTGGCTTTATGGGAGCCTTCAGCGCGTGGGGGGTAGATCAACTGACTCGATTGCTAATGCCCTGGAGAGTTCAACGGGTAAAATAG
- a CDS encoding sulfite exporter TauE/SafE family protein codes for MAALICGIAGVVRGFSGFGSAMVQMPALTPLVGPSVAAAIAVMFEVMASIQSVPGAFRQANWRAILPMAAAALIGIPVGTVFLVSIDPVIVQRTIAIAILISVLIIASGFRYSGQPNRATSLGTGLVSGFLTGIGGIGGPPVVIYFFSGSNKASINRASLIAYFGLTQAVTVVAYWLRDLLSVEVLGLGLSLIPVFYLGLLLGSWLFARVNEHLFRRLILGFLALVAVMGLVI; via the coding sequence ATGGCGGCCTTGATCTGTGGCATCGCTGGAGTGGTTCGAGGGTTCTCGGGCTTTGGCTCCGCCATGGTGCAAATGCCCGCCCTCACCCCACTCGTCGGCCCCTCGGTTGCCGCCGCCATCGCGGTAATGTTTGAGGTCATGGCCTCCATTCAGTCGGTGCCCGGTGCTTTTCGGCAGGCCAACTGGCGGGCCATCTTACCTATGGCAGCTGCCGCATTGATTGGGATCCCGGTGGGAACGGTCTTTCTGGTCAGTATCGATCCGGTGATCGTTCAGCGCACCATCGCCATCGCCATCCTGATCTCGGTGCTGATCATCGCCTCTGGTTTTCGCTACAGCGGCCAACCCAATCGAGCCACCTCGCTGGGCACCGGGCTGGTGAGTGGTTTTTTAACGGGCATCGGGGGCATTGGCGGGCCGCCGGTGGTGATCTATTTCTTCTCGGGATCCAACAAAGCCAGCATTAATCGGGCCAGTTTGATCGCCTACTTTGGCCTCACCCAAGCGGTGACGGTGGTCGCCTACTGGTTGCGAGATTTACTCAGTGTTGAGGTGCTGGGGCTGGGCTTGAGTTTGATCCCCGTTTTCTACCTGGGACTCCTGCTGGGCAGTTGGCTATTTGCTCGCGTCAATGAGCACCTGTTTCGCCGCCTCATCTTGGGATTTTTGGCGTTGGTCGCCGTCATGGGTCTGGTGATCTAA
- a CDS encoding Mrp/NBP35 family ATP-binding protein codes for MFDGLFAESPTPAPPAPPDPVAEARQAEVIQRLKQVVEPTLGNTIVSLGMVRNLRIVGDYVYLRLYVGSHQLALQDQVEQALAPLPWCKKTYVQLCTIPQVRITLAVSSGKGGVGKSTSTVNLAAALTQAGARVGILDADIYGPNIPQMLGIPPSAVEVIQTDAGQRFRPLMGYGIQVMSVGLLADPEHPLAWRGPVLHKILTQFLHEVAWQDLDFLLIDLPPGTGDAQITIVQESPICGALMVTTPQQVALSDVRRSIQMFRKVGVPTLGLIENMSYLRCGHCGETTPIFGQGGGRQLEQELNIPLLGQVPLDPRICAGGDGGQPLTLGEPQSETAQVYGQVAAGLIQTFAPRGAIEQLRTAVS; via the coding sequence ATGTTTGATGGGCTGTTTGCGGAATCGCCTACACCAGCCCCACCAGCTCCGCCCGATCCAGTGGCGGAGGCACGGCAGGCTGAGGTGATCCAACGGCTGAAGCAGGTGGTGGAACCCACGCTGGGCAACACCATCGTCAGCCTGGGCATGGTGCGCAATCTACGCATTGTGGGGGATTACGTCTATCTGCGACTCTATGTGGGATCCCATCAGTTGGCCCTCCAAGATCAGGTGGAGCAGGCGTTGGCCCCTCTGCCATGGTGCAAAAAGACCTATGTGCAACTGTGTACGATTCCACAGGTGCGGATCACCCTGGCGGTGTCCAGTGGCAAAGGGGGCGTGGGCAAATCCACCAGCACCGTCAACCTAGCTGCCGCATTGACCCAGGCGGGGGCACGGGTAGGGATCCTGGACGCTGATATCTATGGCCCCAATATCCCTCAGATGCTGGGGATCCCGCCCTCGGCAGTGGAGGTGATCCAGACGGATGCGGGCCAGCGGTTTCGGCCCCTAATGGGATACGGGATCCAGGTGATGTCGGTGGGGCTCTTGGCGGATCCGGAGCATCCGTTGGCTTGGCGGGGCCCAGTGTTGCACAAGATTTTGACCCAGTTTTTGCATGAGGTGGCCTGGCAGGATCTGGACTTCTTGCTGATTGACCTGCCGCCGGGAACTGGGGATGCCCAGATCACCATCGTCCAAGAAAGCCCCATCTGTGGAGCCCTGATGGTGACCACTCCCCAGCAGGTGGCCCTCTCTGACGTGCGCCGCAGCATTCAGATGTTTCGCAAAGTCGGGGTGCCCACCCTCGGCCTAATCGAGAACATGAGCTATCTGCGCTGTGGCCATTGCGGCGAAACGACCCCCATCTTCGGGCAGGGAGGAGGGCGACAACTGGAGCAGGAGCTCAACATTCCCCTCCTGGGCCAGGTGCCTTTGGATCCCCGCATTTGCGCGGGGGGGGATGGGGGACAGCCGCTAACGCTAGGGGAGCCCCAGTCGGAGACTGCTCAGGTGTATGGGCAGGTGGCCGCAGGGTTGATCCAGACCTTTGCCCCGCGTGGGGCTATTGAACAGTTGAGGACAGCCGTATCCTAA
- the ffh gene encoding signal recognition particle protein, whose translation MFDALSEKLELAWKKLRGQDKITETNIQEALREVRRALLDADVNLQVVKRFIEEVREAALGSEVIMGVNPDQQFIKIVHDELVKVMGDANVPIAQASTPPTIILMAGLQGSGKTTTCAKLALYLRKQGKKPLMVAGDIYRPAAIDQLKTLGQQIQIPVFDLGKTDPVEIARQGVEAARQQGCDYVILDTAGRLQIDLEMMAELERVKATVQPHEILLVVDAMIGQEAANLTQAFHERLGITGAILTKLDGDTRGGAALSIRQVSGQPIKFIGVGEKVEALDPFYPDRMASRILGMGDILSLVEKAQEEIDLGDAASMAEKMMTAQFDFTDFLKQMRMIKRMGSLGGLLRLMPGMGKISDDQLQKGQDQLARAEAMINSMTPEERKNPDLLARSVSRKRRVANGSGHKLEDVSRLVSDFQRMRDMMRNMGMGGGFPGMGGLGGGGGRSPLPSGGPSWRGRSAAPPRQQPSRKPGKGGGKKGGGNRGFGGK comes from the coding sequence ATGTTTGATGCCCTCTCCGAGAAATTGGAATTGGCCTGGAAAAAGCTGCGTGGCCAGGACAAAATCACCGAAACCAACATTCAAGAAGCCCTCCGGGAAGTGCGGCGGGCCTTGTTGGATGCGGATGTAAACCTGCAGGTGGTGAAGCGGTTTATCGAAGAGGTACGGGAGGCCGCCCTCGGATCCGAAGTGATCATGGGGGTCAACCCGGATCAGCAGTTCATCAAGATTGTTCACGACGAATTGGTGAAGGTGATGGGGGACGCCAACGTGCCCATCGCCCAGGCTTCTACCCCACCGACCATCATCCTTATGGCCGGTTTGCAGGGATCCGGGAAAACCACCACTTGTGCCAAGCTGGCCTTATACTTGCGCAAACAGGGCAAAAAACCGCTCATGGTAGCCGGAGATATTTACCGGCCAGCGGCTATTGACCAACTGAAAACCCTCGGGCAACAAATTCAGATTCCCGTCTTCGATCTGGGCAAAACCGATCCCGTTGAGATCGCCCGCCAAGGGGTAGAGGCAGCCCGCCAGCAGGGATGTGACTACGTGATTCTGGATACCGCCGGTCGGCTGCAAATTGACCTGGAGATGATGGCGGAACTGGAGCGGGTCAAGGCCACCGTGCAACCCCACGAAATTTTGCTGGTGGTGGACGCCATGATCGGGCAGGAGGCGGCCAATCTCACCCAAGCTTTCCATGAACGGCTGGGCATTACCGGAGCCATTCTCACCAAGTTGGATGGGGACACTCGCGGCGGGGCGGCCCTCTCGATTCGGCAGGTGTCTGGACAACCGATTAAGTTCATCGGGGTAGGGGAAAAAGTGGAGGCCCTGGATCCCTTCTACCCGGATCGCATGGCTTCGCGCATTTTGGGCATGGGGGATATCCTCAGCCTGGTGGAAAAAGCCCAAGAAGAAATTGACCTGGGGGATGCCGCCAGCATGGCGGAAAAGATGATGACCGCCCAGTTTGATTTCACCGATTTCCTCAAACAAATGCGCATGATTAAACGCATGGGATCCCTGGGGGGCCTGTTGAGACTGATGCCGGGGATGGGCAAAATCAGCGATGACCAGCTGCAAAAAGGGCAAGACCAACTGGCCCGTGCCGAAGCGATGATCAACTCCATGACCCCAGAAGAGCGCAAGAACCCTGACCTCTTGGCCCGTAGTGTCAGCCGCAAACGCCGCGTGGCCAATGGCTCTGGCCATAAGTTGGAGGATGTCAGCCGTTTGGTCAGTGACTTTCAACGCATGCGCGACATGATGCGTAACATGGGCATGGGCGGTGGGTTTCCTGGCATGGGGGGCTTGGGGGGTGGCGGTGGACGTAGTCCTCTTCCCAGTGGCGGCCCCAGCTGGCGCGGACGCTCCGCCGCTCCGCCTCGCCAACAACCCAGTCGTAAACCGGGTAAAGGTGGCGGTAAAAAGGGTGGCGGCAACCGAGGCTTTGGGGGCAAGTGA
- a CDS encoding ABC transporter ATP-binding protein yields MTNLLATHTSTIKKGYVEVENLSMTFSRRGEAIRVFDSINFNLDPGEFVCLLGPSGCGKSTVLNVIAGFIKPTSGYVFINKRHVDTPGSDRGFVFQQYSLLPWKTTFQNVEFGLKIRGIPKKERTDLVNDFLERVGLYRYRNAFPHQLSGGMQQRASIVRALVNSPSVLLMDEPFAALDAQTRHMMQELLLDVWQELRPTIIFVTHDIDEAVFLSDRILVMGTNPGCIKAEVSVALPRPRHIDIKLTEDFLSLNRQVFDLIREETLKNMINL; encoded by the coding sequence ATGACTAACTTACTCGCCACACATACCTCTACAATCAAAAAAGGATATGTGGAGGTTGAAAACCTGAGCATGACATTTTCCCGTCGGGGAGAAGCTATTCGTGTTTTTGATTCTATTAATTTCAATCTGGATCCGGGAGAATTCGTCTGTTTATTAGGGCCATCTGGTTGTGGAAAGTCAACTGTGCTGAATGTGATTGCCGGTTTTATTAAGCCTACTAGTGGCTACGTTTTTATCAATAAACGTCATGTGGATACACCTGGATCGGATCGGGGATTTGTTTTTCAGCAATATTCGCTTCTGCCTTGGAAAACCACCTTCCAAAATGTCGAATTTGGTCTAAAAATTAGAGGTATACCCAAAAAAGAGCGGACAGATTTAGTTAATGACTTTTTGGAGCGAGTTGGTCTCTACAGATACCGGAATGCTTTCCCTCATCAGTTATCAGGGGGAATGCAGCAGCGGGCCAGCATCGTCCGTGCCCTAGTGAATTCTCCCTCGGTTCTGCTCATGGATGAGCCATTTGCTGCCCTTGATGCCCAAACTCGTCACATGATGCAGGAGTTGTTGTTGGATGTTTGGCAGGAACTTCGACCTACCATCATTTTTGTTACCCATGATATTGATGAAGCAGTATTTTTGAGTGACCGGATTCTTGTGATGGGGACTAACCCAGGATGCATCAAAGCTGAGGTTTCGGTTGCGTTGCCTCGACCCCGGCATATTGATATCAAGCTAACTGAAGATTTTTTGTCTCTAAATCGTCAGGTCTTTGACTTGATCCGAGAAGAAACACTTAAGAATATGATCAACCTTTAG
- a CDS encoding carotenoid oxygenase family protein codes for MVTATPTYSTADWQLGYRSLTTEQEYWIPEIEGRIPAGLRGTLFRNGPGKLEAGSQRYGHPFDGDGMICAITFVEGKAHFRNRFVRTREFEAEEKAGRVLYRGVFGTQKPGGWWTNFLDLKFKNPANTNVIYQGDKLLALWEASAPYRLNPADLTTEGIETFAGGISPHQPFTAHPRRDPKTGDLIAFGVRAALNSTLLFYRLDSQGRLTEKRDFQIPGFAFLHDFVWTPQYRIFFQNPVVFNPLPFVLGWQSAGTCLTLKRGEPTRIWLFPNSRDPLHPIQLETEPGFVFHFVNGYEVGEQVIVDAILYEEYPALEPNADYLHIDFTQVPAGKLWRFYLDPKAGSAKQELLLDRSVEFPAIHPAQMGGSHRYIYIGATHAPGPNAPLQAILKLDTETGRTQQYSFAPRGFVGEPVFIPYPASQGEEEGWIVTVIFDAASQCSQVVVLEAQDLAAGPIARIPLRHHIPYGLHGSFTPQVWVN; via the coding sequence ATGGTTACTGCCACGCCTACCTACAGCACTGCCGATTGGCAGCTGGGCTACCGCTCTCTGACCACAGAACAGGAGTATTGGATCCCGGAGATCGAGGGGCGAATTCCGGCGGGCTTGCGGGGTACTCTGTTTCGCAATGGGCCGGGCAAGTTGGAGGCGGGATCCCAGCGTTATGGCCATCCATTTGATGGCGATGGCATGATTTGCGCCATAACATTTGTCGAGGGGAAAGCCCATTTTCGCAATCGGTTTGTCCGCACCCGTGAGTTTGAGGCGGAAGAGAAGGCGGGGCGGGTACTTTATCGGGGGGTGTTTGGAACGCAAAAGCCGGGGGGCTGGTGGACCAATTTCCTGGATTTGAAATTTAAGAACCCCGCCAACACCAACGTAATCTACCAAGGGGATAAACTGCTGGCCCTTTGGGAGGCGAGTGCTCCCTATCGACTGAACCCTGCCGATTTGACCACAGAGGGCATTGAAACGTTTGCAGGCGGGATCTCCCCCCATCAACCCTTTACGGCTCATCCCCGCCGGGATCCGAAAACGGGCGATCTGATTGCGTTTGGGGTGCGGGCGGCCCTGAATTCGACGCTGTTGTTTTACCGTCTCGATTCCCAGGGGCGATTAACCGAAAAACGGGATTTCCAAATTCCAGGTTTTGCCTTTCTGCATGACTTTGTTTGGACACCTCAGTACCGCATCTTTTTCCAAAATCCGGTGGTTTTTAACCCCCTGCCGTTTGTGTTGGGCTGGCAATCGGCAGGCACTTGTCTGACTCTAAAGCGGGGGGAGCCGACTCGCATCTGGTTGTTTCCCAACAGCAGGGATCCCCTTCATCCCATTCAACTGGAAACAGAACCGGGGTTTGTCTTTCACTTCGTCAACGGCTACGAAGTCGGGGAGCAAGTGATCGTCGATGCCATTCTCTACGAGGAATACCCTGCCCTGGAGCCCAATGCCGATTATTTGCACATCGATTTCACCCAGGTTCCGGCGGGTAAGCTGTGGCGGTTTTATCTGGATCCCAAGGCAGGCAGCGCGAAGCAAGAACTGCTACTGGATCGGTCGGTGGAGTTTCCGGCCATTCATCCGGCCCAAATGGGGGGATCCCATCGCTACATCTACATCGGTGCCACCCATGCCCCCGGCCCCAATGCTCCTTTACAGGCCATTCTGAAGTTGGATACCGAAACGGGCCGTACCCAGCAGTACAGCTTTGCTCCGCGTGGGTTTGTCGGGGAGCCGGTGTTTATCCCCTATCCCGCTAGCCAGGGGGAAGAGGAGGGGTGGATCGTCACGGTGATTTTTGATGCGGCCAGCCAGTGCTCTCAGGTGGTGGTTCTGGAAGCGCAAGACCTTGCTGCTGGGCCGATTGCACGGATCCCGTTGCGGCATCATATCCCTTATGGTCTACACGGCAGTTTTACTCCGCAAGTGTGGGTGAACTGA
- the speD gene encoding adenosylmethionine decarboxylase, whose translation MAHTLSGQLGDRSLALIGIHCILELYDCPANLLDDVSLVQQALREAARRSNSTFLGELCHRFKPQGITALALLGESHISIHTWPEAGYAAVDVFTCGRHTQPEVACEYLITVFQARGHSLRKVPRRPMGITDPVDSLTPNWEAAPQRGR comes from the coding sequence ATGGCTCACACACTATCTGGCCAATTAGGGGATAGGTCTCTGGCTCTGATCGGGATCCACTGCATCCTAGAGCTCTACGACTGCCCGGCCAATCTTTTAGATGATGTCTCTCTCGTGCAACAGGCATTGCGGGAGGCAGCGAGACGCTCCAACTCCACCTTTTTAGGGGAGCTGTGTCACCGATTTAAGCCCCAGGGGATTACGGCCCTTGCGCTGTTGGGGGAATCTCACATTTCCATTCACACCTGGCCCGAAGCGGGCTATGCGGCGGTGGACGTGTTCACCTGTGGCCGTCATACCCAGCCGGAGGTGGCTTGTGAGTATCTGATCACGGTGTTTCAAGCTCGTGGACATTCTCTGCGCAAGGTGCCTCGCCGCCCCATGGGGATCACCGACCCCGTAGACTCCCTCACCCCAAACTGGGAAGCTGCCCCTCAACGAGGACGCTAG